From Chloroflexaceae bacterium:
CTGTTTCCGTGCCACCTGCTGAGGGGAACGGATCGGGACAGCGAAGCCCTCCCAGATGATTACTTTCACATCTCAGTATACGTAAGGCGTCTGGATATTCTACCCGCGAGTGATGACATCTGGATTACACCCTGACAGATTGTTCAGCAACCGGATTCCCGGAAGGTCGTGCGACCACCACGCGATCGCGCCCGGCCAGATCCTGATGCACCCGCACCTCGGCTCCGGGCAGGGCGGTCCGCACCAGATCGGCTACAGCCTGACCCTGCCATGCCCCAATCTCCAGCAGCAGGGCGCCGTGGGGGCGCAGGGCGGCGGGCGCCATGGCCAGCAGACGCCGGTAGACGGCGACGCCGTTCGGCCCGCCGTCGAGAGCCAGGCGCGGCTCGTAGGCGCGCACCTCCGGGGCGATCTCGGCATACACGGTATAGGGCGGGTTGCTGACGATCAGATCCACCGGTTCAGGAAGAGGGGCGAGCAGATCACCCTGGAGCAGACGCACGCGCTCCCGCAGCCTGTGCCGGGCGACGTTGCGCTCGGCCACCGCCAGAGCCTCCGGCGAGATATCCACAGCATAGACCAGGGCCTGGGGCAGATGCGTGGCCAGAGCAATGGCAATGGCCCCGCTGCCCGTGCCGATGTCGGCGATGGTAAGACCCGGCCAGCCTGCCGCATCGCTCTGCGTTTGCAACAGGCGACGGGCCTCAATCAGGGCCAGTTCGACCAGCACCTCGGTTTCGGGGCGGGGTATCAGGGTCGCAGGGGTCACCTCCAGGTCAAGGCCGTAGAACTCTTTGTGGCCGACCAGGTAGGCCACCGGTTCGCCGCGTTCGCGGCGAGCCACCAGCGCGGCGAAGGCGGCCGCCTGCTCAGGCGAGGGCAGATGCCGCCGCTCGGCAAGCACCCGCGCCCGTGGCCAGCCCAGAGTGTGCGCGAGGAGCAACTCGGCGTCGAGCCTGGGGGTGGCGCTCGTTGCCTGGAGGCGGGTGGCGGCGTCCTGGAGCAGTTCAGCTATTGATGCCGGCATTCCCTCCCGAAATATCTTGAGCCGACGCTGCAGGCCAATCCTCTGGATTGCGCCACGGCTAATCAATGCGCCGCTCGGTAAAATCGCTGCCGTCGAAGGAGAGCAGGCGCTTCTTCTCGTCAATCACCGTTTCGAGGTGGACGGGACGGGTCCAGATTTTATACAGGTTGCGCATAGTATCGCGCGCGTAGTCTATCTTCAGATCCACCCCTTCGTGGCGGTGGCGCAGATACAGCTCGCCGCGATTGTTATAGTTGCCGTCCTCGACATAAATGAACGGCTGGCCAAAGTTGGTGAGCCGGAAGAGCAACTTCTCCTTGATCTCCTTGAACTCGCGGGAGGCGATCTCATACATGTCCGTATCGCGATTGTAGCGATAGGTGAAGAGCTTATTCTCCAGCACGAACTCGGGTGTCAGAAACTCATCAATAAAGGTGACATCGTTGTAAAGCCGGCGGACCTCGAAGATCTTCTGGCGTCCCAGGCCAAGCTGCCGGTCCCAGGTGCGTTTGGCGGCGATATCGTCGCACTCCTCATACTCTTTGCCGAACTTGCCCTTGTTCCAGCGGTCCTCGATGTCGCGCAGCAGCTCGAGGCCGAGTTTGTAGGGATTGAGCCGCCCGCCGCCGGTAGCGACGACGCCGGAGTGCAGGTCGGCGAAGGAAACGATCTCGGCGGCCGAGGCGACCTTCTGGGTCATGATCGTCGAGTGCCAGTAGGAGGCCCAGCCCTCGTTGAGGATCTTGGTCATCCCCTGCGGGGCGAAGTAGTAGGCCTCATCGCGAATGATCTCAAGCACCGTATGCTGCCAGCGCTCCAGGGGGGCGTAATTCATCAAGAACAGCAGCACGTCCTTCTGCGGATTTTCGGGGAAGCGGCGTTGTTTGGCGCGCTCGGCTTCCAGCTTCTGGCGCTGGGCTTCGAGATACTCCGGCGGATTGATGAATTCACGCATGTACTCCCGTTCCACCTTCAGTCCTTCAACCACTTCCGGTTCTTCTTCTCCGACGAGCGGCTTGGGACTCTGGGCCTCGGGGCGGCGAATGTAGGGCGAGTGGTAGTCAATCAGGTTTTCCAGCGAGAGGCAGGTGTCAATAAAATCCTCAACCGTGTCATACCCGATCCGGTCAATGATCCGCTGGATGCGCGTGGCATGGTTCGCCATCGTATCCAGCATCTTACGGTTGGTATGGGCGAACCACATATTGTGCTTGAAGAAGTCCACATGCCCGGTCACGTGGGCCATGACCATCTTCTGGGTCACGTCTTCGTTGCCTTCGAGCAGGTAGGCGTAGGAGGGATTGTTGTTAATGACCATCTCGTAGATGGTGCTGCCGGCCCAGACGTGCCCTTTGAGCAGCTGGTCGAACTCCATCCCGAAGCGCCAGTGGGGATAGCGCGTCGGGAAGCCGCCGAAGGCGGCGGTTTCGTAGAGGGTGCGGTAATCCAGCACCTCATAGATGATCGGGAAGAAGTCCAGGCCGTAGTCGCGGGCGATCTGTTCGATCTCCTCGCGAGCGGCTTCGAGATGCGGCGGAAGGCGTGTGCTTTTCATACTCTCTCCTACCAGGAAACGCGGAGGGCGGAGCGAAAGATGACGCTGTGCGCGAAGAGGCTCAGCAAGATCAGGGCCGCCAGGTTGCCGCGCCGGTCGTATTGTTCCATGATACCATCAGCAAGCGTCGCCGCAATAAGAATGTGGCTGAAGAGCCATACCCGCTCGATCTCGCGGTAAAACAGCCCGGAGAAGAGCATCCCCAGCAGCAGAGCCATGAGGCCGAGCCCGAGGGCGTCGGCGGGCCGGCCTATGCCCGCGCAGATTCGCGCCATCTGCGCCAGGCCGTCACGTCCAAGCCGGTAGATGAGCCACGGTCCGAGGAACCAGGCATAGGCCACTGTGTTAACTGCCAGAAAGAAGAGGTAGCTCGACAGGCCAAGGGGTGATACGCGGGCCTCGACATCCAGGCGATTGTTGGCCACCCCGCTGAAAAATGCCGCCAGGCTATTGTAGCCGGTGGCGAGCCAGAGCGCGCCGAGCGGCAGCAGCACGGCGCCGGCGAGCGCCGCGCCAATCGCCGCCCAGCGCAGCGCATCGGCGAGCCGGCGCGGGCCGAGGGCCAGGCGGCGCGCCACCAGGGCCGCCACCACCAGCGCGAGCATCAGTGTGGTGAAGCTGAAGAGCAGACCGAGGGCGATCCAGGCCCCTGCGGCCAGGGCAGCGAGGAGTTGCGGCGCCGGCGGCCCGTCGGGTTGATCGAGGATCACCAGGGCGCGGTAGAGGCTGTAGATGGCCCAGGCCAGCACGGTGGCGTAGAGCGCGTCCATAGAGGTGGCGGCGTAGATCATAAAGGCTGGTAATACGGCGTAGATCGCCGCAGCCAGGATCGCCGCCCGCTGGCCGGCCAGCGCCGCCGTCAGCCGGTAGGTCGGCCAGACGCCCAGGGCCGCAATGATGATCACCGCCCAGGTCGCCGGCTCGGGTCCCGGCCCGAAGAGGCGTTCGATGCCCCAGAGGAACAGGGTGCTGCCCGGCGGGTGAGTCTTGTTGTGCAGCACCAGGTCGGGCATACTGGCCACGTAGCCCCGTAGGAAGCCGAGCGGATCGTTGCCGACGCGGGGCACGTCGTGGATGTAGTTGCCCGACTGCTCGGCGAAGTGCTGGAACAACGACGGGTAGCCGCGCAGGCCGACTTTGAGAGTGGCCGGCAGCAGGGCAGCGGCGAGGGCCGTTGCGGCGATGACCAGCCCCGGCGCGGGCGGGTCAGGCGCGCGCAGCCAGGTGAGGATAGCGGCAGCGAAGGCGCCGAAGAGGGCCGCCGCGGGGAGTATGCCCCAGCCGAAGGCGCCTCCAGCGCGAGCCATCAGCGGGAAGGGCCAGGCGTAGCCCTCGCGGTGGGCCAGTACGTACCAGCCCAGGCTCATCAGGCCCAGGATAAGCAGGACGCCCAGGGTCTCGCGCTGCCAGGGGCCGAGGCGTGGCGTGACCCGCTGGTAGGCGACGAGGGCGCTAAAGATAAGGCCCAGGGCCACGGCGGTGAAGGCGCTCCAGTAGGGCAGGTCGGGGGCCAGGCGGATCGCGCCGCCGATCAGCCCCGCGCCAAGGGCCACGCTCAGGCTGGCAACCAGTCCCAGGCTGGCGATTTGAGGAATGCCGAGCCGACGCAGCACCCCGTAACTGCCCAGGGCCAGCCCCAGGTTCGCCAGCAACGCCCCCGGCGGCGGCAGCGCTCCCCGTTCCAGCGGGCGCGCGGCGACCGAACGCACTCCCACGCCCACGACGCGCCCGTTGCCGGAGGGATCCACCGTGGCGCTGAGGAGCGTCACGCACAGCGGCCCGCCTTCAGGGGCAGGGGGGAGCAGCAGATGGTAGGCGCGGTGCTCGGGCGCGATCGCCAGTGGGATGCTCAGCGCACCCACGCGCACATCGGCGTAATCAACGGCTCGCCCGGCGCTCCCGGCGGTAACGGCGCTGCCCAGGAGGCGCAGGTCGAGGGCCGCCAGGGGCCGTGTAAGCCCCATTGCGGGCAGGCATACTGTCCCCGATCCCATCGTCCAGCGATAGGGCAGGCCGTGAGCCTCGCCCTCCAGAGACTGGAAGCCGGCGAAGAGGTCGCGGATGCGGTCATCAGCGCGGATGTGGGCCTGGTAGGCGCTGGCGTAGTAGATGACGGTAAGGGCGAGGGCCAGCAGGCCGAGGAGCGTGACGGGGACCAGTTCGCGCCAGGAGGCGGCGCGGCGCGCGCGGCGAACCTGCGCGAGAAACGGCGCAGAGAGCGGAGGCACAGCGTCTTTCAGCACCATAGTGCGGTTCCAGGCGACCGGTTACGGCGTCGCCGCGGGGTCAAGCGCGTCTGGATAGGCCGCGCCCGGGCTACAGGCGCCGATCTGGCACTGCGATGGCAATAGGATTACGCGCGACCCCCGGTATGAGGGCCGCGCGCCGTGAGCTCCCGATCCACCGGCCAGCCGTGGCGGCGGACTCACTTGCCTTTACCCAGGAAATCCTTGATCGTATCGTAAATATCGTCACGCTCGGCGATCTCGGAGATCACGATCCGATCATCGCTGCCCAGGTACTCTTCGAGATCATGGGCGAAGCGGCCGGAACCGTAGAGCGAACGCACCTGCCCGTAGCAGAAGAGATTGACCTTGGGCAGCAGTTCTTTCTTGAGCAACTCGATACACTCGCGCGTATCGCCGCCGCCCCAGTTGTCGCCATCGGAGAAGTGGAAGGGGTAAATGTTCCACTCATCGGCGGGGTAGCGTTCGTCGATCAGCCGGTTGCAGAGCTTATAAGCCGAGGAGATCTTCGTACCGCCGCCCTCGCGGATGTGATAGAACGTCTCCTGGTCCACCTCCTTGGCCGCGGCATCGTGGACGATATAGCGAATATCGATCTCTTTGTACTGCGAGCGGAGCCAGGTTTCGATCCAGAAGGCGGTAATGCGCACCAGTTCCTTTTGCTCGGTGCCCATGGAGCCGGAGACGTCCATCATATAGATGATGACGGCGTTGCTCTCGGGGAGCATGGTCTCCTTCCAGGAGCGATAGCGCATATCGTCGCGAATAGGCACCACGACGGGGTTGCCTTCGTCGTAGTCGCCCGTGGCGAGCTGGCGGCGCAGCGCCTCGCGGTAGGTGCGCTTGAAATGGCGCAGCGAGTTGGGCCCGGTGCGGCGGATGCCGCTGTACCTGTCCTTCTCGCTGACGATATTCTTTTTGCCCTTGGGCTGAATATTGGGCAGTTGCAGTTCTTCGCCGAGGATGGCGGCCAGTTCCTCCAGGGAGACATCCACTTCGAGGACGTGCTGGCCCGGCTCGGCGCCGGCCTGCCCCTGCCCGGACTGACCATCGCCCTGGGCGATCGGATCGCCGATGTCGCCATCGCCCTGACCGACCCCGCCGCTCTGCCTGGCGCCATAGCGAAAATTGGGAATATCAATCTGCGGCACGGGGATGCTGACGTAGCGTTTTCCCTGCCGCCCGATCATCTCCCCCTGCGACATGTACTTGCGCAGGTCTTTTTTGATCTTCCCGCGAACGATCTGGCGAAAGCGCCCCAGGTCGCGGTCAACACGTTTCATGGACATAGACATACGGCGACGGTAGGAACGGCGAGGCGCGCGGCGTAAGGCATCTGGCAGATGAGCGCCTTCGCGCTGACCGGAATGCGCTCATGCTGTGCGCCTTACGCCAGCCCCTCACCCCTCCTAGTAGTTGCTCTTGGTATCTCCGCGAGCGAAGATCGAGGCCACGTAGTTCAGCACGTCGGTCGCGCTCTGCTCATTGTAGCCGAAGTCGCGGATCAGGCGCGCCTTGACCACGTCGATCTTCTCCTGCGTATCCTTGTCAATCACGCGGGAGACCAGGGAGGTCAGCTTGATGCTGTCCTTCTGATCCTCGAAGAGCTTGAGTTCCAGCGCCTTGTGCAGACGCTCGTTGGTGCGGTAGTCGAAGGTCTTGCCCTCGATGGCCAGCGCGCCGATGTAGTTCATGATCTCGCGCCGGAAGTCGTCCTTGCGGCTTTCGGGGATGTCAATCTTCTCCTCGATGCTACGCATCAGCCGCTCATCAGGTTCCTCATACTGGCCGGTGTAGCGATTGCGCACCTTCTCGCGCTGGGTGTACGCCTTGATGTTGTCAATATAGTTCCCGCAGAGGCGCTTGATCGCCTCCTCGTCGGCGGAGATGGCGCGCTGCACTTCGTTCTTCACGATCTCGGTATACTCCTCGCGCACGATGGAGAGCAGATCGCGGTAGCGTTTGCGATCGTCTTCCGAGTTGATCAGGGCGTGGTTCTTGAGGCCGCTTTCCAGTTCGTTGATCACCATGAAGGGGTTGATGTAGCCCTCTTCCTGGTTGGTGACCAGGGCGTTGGAGATCTTGTCCTGGATGTAGCGAGGCGAGATGCCCTCCATCCCCTCGCGCACGGCCTCTTTGCGGAGTTCCTTGATATTGTCCTCAGTGAAGCCGGGCAGCGTTTTGCCGTTGTAGAGCTTG
This genomic window contains:
- the prmC gene encoding peptide chain release factor N(5)-glutamine methyltransferase, whose product is MPASIAELLQDAATRLQATSATPRLDAELLLAHTLGWPRARVLAERRHLPSPEQAAAFAALVARRERGEPVAYLVGHKEFYGLDLEVTPATLIPRPETEVLVELALIEARRLLQTQSDAAGWPGLTIADIGTGSGAIAIALATHLPQALVYAVDISPEALAVAERNVARHRLRERVRLLQGDLLAPLPEPVDLIVSNPPYTVYAEIAPEVRAYEPRLALDGGPNGVAVYRRLLAMAPAALRPHGALLLEIGAWQGQAVADLVRTALPGAEVRVHQDLAGRDRVVVARPSGNPVAEQSVRV
- a CDS encoding SpoVR family protein, whose translation is MKSTRLPPHLEAAREEIEQIARDYGLDFFPIIYEVLDYRTLYETAAFGGFPTRYPHWRFGMEFDQLLKGHVWAGSTIYEMVINNNPSYAYLLEGNEDVTQKMVMAHVTGHVDFFKHNMWFAHTNRKMLDTMANHATRIQRIIDRIGYDTVEDFIDTCLSLENLIDYHSPYIRRPEAQSPKPLVGEEEPEVVEGLKVEREYMREFINPPEYLEAQRQKLEAERAKQRRFPENPQKDVLLFLMNYAPLERWQHTVLEIIRDEAYYFAPQGMTKILNEGWASYWHSTIMTQKVASAAEIVSFADLHSGVVATGGGRLNPYKLGLELLRDIEDRWNKGKFGKEYEECDDIAAKRTWDRQLGLGRQKIFEVRRLYNDVTFIDEFLTPEFVLENKLFTYRYNRDTDMYEIASREFKEIKEKLLFRLTNFGQPFIYVEDGNYNNRGELYLRHRHEGVDLKIDYARDTMRNLYKIWTRPVHLETVIDEKKRLLSFDGSDFTERRID
- a CDS encoding glycosyltransferase family 39 protein; the protein is MVLKDAVPPLSAPFLAQVRRARRAASWRELVPVTLLGLLALALTVIYYASAYQAHIRADDRIRDLFAGFQSLEGEAHGLPYRWTMGSGTVCLPAMGLTRPLAALDLRLLGSAVTAGSAGRAVDYADVRVGALSIPLAIAPEHRAYHLLLPPAPEGGPLCVTLLSATVDPSGNGRVVGVGVRSVAARPLERGALPPPGALLANLGLALGSYGVLRRLGIPQIASLGLVASLSVALGAGLIGGAIRLAPDLPYWSAFTAVALGLIFSALVAYQRVTPRLGPWQRETLGVLLILGLMSLGWYVLAHREGYAWPFPLMARAGGAFGWGILPAAALFGAFAAAILTWLRAPDPPAPGLVIAATALAAALLPATLKVGLRGYPSLFQHFAEQSGNYIHDVPRVGNDPLGFLRGYVASMPDLVLHNKTHPPGSTLFLWGIERLFGPGPEPATWAVIIIAALGVWPTYRLTAALAGQRAAILAAAIYAVLPAFMIYAATSMDALYATVLAWAIYSLYRALVILDQPDGPPAPQLLAALAAGAWIALGLLFSFTTLMLALVVAALVARRLALGPRRLADALRWAAIGAALAGAVLLPLGALWLATGYNSLAAFFSGVANNRLDVEARVSPLGLSSYLFFLAVNTVAYAWFLGPWLIYRLGRDGLAQMARICAGIGRPADALGLGLMALLLGMLFSGLFYREIERVWLFSHILIAATLADGIMEQYDRRGNLAALILLSLFAHSVIFRSALRVSW
- a CDS encoding DUF444 family protein; this encodes MSMKRVDRDLGRFRQIVRGKIKKDLRKYMSQGEMIGRQGKRYVSIPVPQIDIPNFRYGARQSGGVGQGDGDIGDPIAQGDGQSGQGQAGAEPGQHVLEVDVSLEELAAILGEELQLPNIQPKGKKNIVSEKDRYSGIRRTGPNSLRHFKRTYREALRRQLATGDYDEGNPVVVPIRDDMRYRSWKETMLPESNAVIIYMMDVSGSMGTEQKELVRITAFWIETWLRSQYKEIDIRYIVHDAAAKEVDQETFYHIREGGGTKISSAYKLCNRLIDERYPADEWNIYPFHFSDGDNWGGGDTRECIELLKKELLPKVNLFCYGQVRSLYGSGRFAHDLEEYLGSDDRIVISEIAERDDIYDTIKDFLGKGK